The Ideonella dechloratans nucleotide sequence AGGGCCGGCTCGTTGGTGAACCACAGCACATGCTCGTAGGCCGTGTTGTGATGCACGCGGCGGATGGATGCCCATTGCACCGGGCCGGGCGGCTTCGTCGGGTTGTGCCAGACGAACCGCTCCATCAGGTGCAGGCCCAGCTTGTCGTGCAGCGCCAGGGTCAGCCGCTCCAGGTAAAGGGAGCGCGCCGGAGAACCCGGCTCGAAGATGTCATTGCCCAGGTTCAGCACCACGTTCCCGCCGGGCCGCAGGTGCGCCACGATGGGTTCGAGGATGGGCAGCAGCCAGTCGATGTAGCTGGCCTGGTCGGCGTTGCCGTAGGCGCGCTGCTTCGCCAGTGGGTACGGCGGCGAGGTGAAGGCCAGGGTGATCTGCTCACCCAGACCGCTGAACACGTCCTCGGCGTTCGCCCACAGCGCGCAGCCCAGGTCGGTCGAGAATGCCAGCAGGACGGCGCGACGCGGCGCCGGCGTCAGCTCCTTCTTGGCCTCGCCGCTCAGGCGCCAGGTGCCACGCTCCACGCGCTCAAGCACGCCCAGATGCTTCAGGGTCTGCTGGTGCCAGCGCACGCGGCGCTCGAACAGGTTGTAGGCTTTGCCGGCCTTGCCCACGGGCGCGCGCGCTTCCAGCGCCGCCTCGGGGATGTCCAGTTGCAGGGCGAGTTGCTGGAACAGCTCGCGGTTCGTGAGGGTGTCGCGGCCGACGAACGGCGCCATGACGGCTTCGGCGGACAGGTTCTTGAGGTCTTCCATCAGGCCGCACCCTCCTGCTCATGGACGGCATGACGCCAGCGGAATCCCTTGTGCGTCTTCTGGGTGCCGTTGCAGCACTCAGTAATGCAGGACGCGCGAAAACCCTCTCGCACAGCGTCGGACTGCGACAGGTAGCGCCGCAGCAACCTTCCATCAAGGGAAAGCCTATCGACAGGCCGGGCGTTCGGGTTCTCTACGCCTGCCAACGCCGGCGTCTTGAAACCCAGCTCATGAACGGCGTGCTTCAGGTTCTCGCTCGGGGTGACGACCTCCAGGTTGTCGAGGCGGTTGTTCCCCTTGTCCCCGTCGATGTGGTTCACCTGCAATCCCGGCGCCAAGCCCAGGAAGGCAGCAGCCATCAGGCGATGCACCGACCGGCTATGCGCCTTGTTCCCGGCCCACAATTGGACGCTGGGATAGCCGCTGTTCCAGAGCCGTTGCGCGAGCAATTTCCCCGTGCGTGGCGAGCGGACGCGGCCGCAGTCGGAAACCTCGTATTTGCCCTCGAAGCCAACCACCTGCCGCCATTTCTCATCAGCCAGCTGCGTATTCCACGCGATGGCGGACACGATTCCACGCTGATGGCGGACAGTGTTCCACCATGATGGCGGACAGTGTTCCACGCTGAAGGCGGACAGCATTCCAAACTGATGGCGGACACCTGCGGGGTGTTCTGAGTGACCCGAACGCGGCATACGCTGCCCGGTTTTTTTGACCGGAGCCAGCGATGCCCACACCCAGGGTCACCATGAGCAAACTACGACACACACTGCAACTGCTGCACCGCGGGGCCTTGAGCACCCGTCAAATCGGTGCCGCCCTCGGCATCTCCAAATCCACTGTCAGCGAGATAGCCAGCTACGCGCGCGTGGCCGGCGTGGACTGGGCTACGGCCCAGAGCCTGAACGACGACGAACTCCAGGCCCGGCTTTACAAGCCACCCGTGGCGCGCGAGTCCCGGCACCTCGAACCCGACCACGCCCACATCCACCGCGAACTGCGCCGACCTGGCGTGACGCTGCAGCTGCTGTGGGAGGAATACCAGCAACAGCACAGCGGTCAGGCGTACAAGTACAGCGCCTTCTGCGAGAAGTACAAGGCTTGGGCCCGGCGCCTGCAGCGCTCCATGCGCCAGACCCACTCGGGCGGTGACAAGCTCTTCGTGGACTACGCCGGCCAGACCGTGCCCGTCGTGGACGCCAGCACCGGCGAGATACGCCCGGCCCAGGTCTTCGTGGCAGTGCTGGGCGCATCGAACTACACCTACGCCTGCGCCACTGCCAGCCAGAAGGCCGCTGACTGGGTGGCCAGCATCATTGCCACGCTGGAGTTCATCGGCGGCGTGCCCCGCCTGCTGGTGCCCGACCAGCCGCGCGCCCTCATGGCCCGCCCCGACCGCTACGAGCCCACCGCGCACCGCCTGCTCGAAGAACTCTGTGCGCACTACAGCCTGGCCGTGATGCCCGCGCGCCCGGCCAAGCCACGCGACAAACCCAAGGTGGAGGTCGCCGTGCAGGTGGTCGAGCGCTGGATTCTGGCCCGGCTGCGCCACCAGACCTTCTTCAGCCTGGCCGAGCTCAACCGGGCGATTGCCGCCTTGCTGGTGGACTTGAACCAGCGCGCGTTCAAGAAGCTGCCGGGCAACCGCGCCAGTGCCTTCGCCGAGCTTGACCGGCCGGCCCTGCGCCCCCTGCCGGCGGTGCGCATGCCCATCGCGCGCTTCAAACCCGCCCGCGTCAACATCGATTACCACGTCGAGCTCGATGGCCACTACTACTCGGTGCCCCACGCCCTGGTGGGCGAGCCGGTGGAGTTGCGCATCACGGCCGGCACGGTCGAAGTCCTGCATGGCGGCAAACGGGTGGCCGCCCACGCCCTCAATCCCCGCCGGGGTGCACACACCACCACACCTGAGCACATGCCGGCCTCGCACCGGGCGCACCTGCAGTGGACGCCGGCCAAGCTCATCGCCTGGGGCGAGCGCGTGGGTGCGGCCACCGCCGCCGTGGTGCGCTGGCAGATGGAGCACCGCCAGCATCCCGAGCAGGGTTACCGCTCCTGTCTGGGCCTCATGCGCCTGGGCCGTGAGTACGGGGCTGACCGGCTGGAGGCCGCCTGTGCGCGGGCGCAGTCGATTCGCTCACCGTCCTACAAGAGCATCGCCTCCATCCTGGGCTGCGGCCTGGACCAGCGGCCGCTGGATGCGCCGATGGCCGCACAGGCGAGCCTGCCGCTGCACGAGAACGTGCGCGGGCCGGACTACTACCACTGAGCTCCAACGCGCAAGCAAACCCAACAAGGAAGAACCATGCTCAACGAACAGACCTTGAACCAACTGCGCGCCCTGCGCCTGGACGGCATGGTGGCCGCCCTCAGCGACGCGGCCACCCACATCACAGCCAGCGAACTGCCCTTTGAACAACGTCTGGCGCTGCTGGTGCAGCGCGAGGTGGACTGGCGTGACAGCAAACGCCTGGAGCGCCTGCTCAAGGCGGCCCGCCTGAAGGTCTCCAGTGCCTGCCTGGAGGACATCGACTGGCGCGCCAGCCGGGGCCTGGGCCGGGAGGTCATCACCAGCCTGGCCGGCGGCGACTGGCTGCGCCATGGCCACAACGTGCTGCTGACCGGCGCCACCGGGTGCGGCAAGACGTGGCTTGCCTGCGCACTGGGGCAGCAGGCCGCGCGTCTGGGCTTCTCGGTGCTCTACACCCGCGCGCCACGGCTGCTGCAGGAGTTGCACGTGGCCCACGGCGATGGCAGCCTGGGCAAACGGCTGGCGCAACTGGCGCGGCTGGACCTGCTCATCCTGGACGACTTCGGCATCGCGCCGATTGCCGCGCACGAGCGAAACGACCTGCTGGAGTTGCTCGACGACCGGGTGGGTGCGCGCTCGACGCTCATCACCAGCCAGTTGCCGGTGACGGCCTGGCACGCCTGGCTGGACGAGCCCACGCTGGCCGACGCCATCCTGGACCGCATCGTGCACGGCTCGCACAAGATAGCCCTCAAGGGCGAGTCGATGAGAAAGCTGGCAAAGGCCGTCTGAGCCGGCCGCGCCGACCGCCATTCCACGCTGATGGCGGACACTTCGGCTACGATTTGAGCGTCACTCAGGACACCCGCGCAACGTGTCCGCCATCGCCTGGAACGCTGTCCGCGATGGGAATGGAATCACTGTCCGCCATCAGTGGAATGCGCAAGCCAGCGGCATAGAGCTTCCCTCCACTGGTGCCGTGGCCACGCACGCGAGCGCAATAGCCCACTACACGGATGTCGCCTTGGCGAATGGCTTTCGCATAGATCGCCCCAAACGCTCGATCATCGGACGGAGTGATGCCGGCGGCGCGGGCGGCCATCGTCACCTGTTCGCCGGGCACGCTGCCCAGCCGGGCGGATTGCTCGCGCACGTAGGCCACGATGAACGTGTAGGCCCGCGCGCTGAAACTCGGGTCGGTCGAGGTAGCCGCATCCAGGGCAAGCTGCATCTGTTCCTCGCCCAGGCGGCGGGCGGTCGCGGCGCGCTGCGCGTGCGGCGGGGCGATGACGGCGCTCACAAGGCACCTCCCCGGATGGATTGCAGCAGCTCGCCGGTCGCCTTCATCAGCGCCAGCAGCAGCGGTTCGAGGGCGCGGCGCTCGTCGGCGCAGAACCGGCCATCCTTCGCGGCCTCGGAACCCACGCCCAGCAACTCCGACGCCGACGACACCAGCGACAGGAACAGGCGCACAGCCTCGGCCGGCTCGCGCGGCTCCAGCTCGAAGTCCATCGGCACTTGGCCAACGAGGTGCGCCAGCGCGAACACGGTGCGCCGGGCCTGGGCCACGATGACGATTTCGAGGATGACGCCGAAGCTGGGCGGCGGCGCGTCGTGGTCGGGGTTGATGCCGTTCGCCAGCGTGTTCCCGTTCATGCCCATCGCTTCCGCGATGGCACGAACGCCGCCGGGGTATTCCTTGGCATCCGCCTGAAGCGCCAGGAACAGCGCGCGATGGACTTGCTTGATGGGTTTACGCATGACGAACGCCCTTTCAGATTCGCCTACCGCCAGCCCGGCGGACGGCGGAGACTTGCTGCATGGAAAAGTTGATGAAAACCACAGCGCGCTACCTTTCACGCACCGAGACTGGTGCGAAGAGAAGGCATGAACAGGCGGTCATTGACCGGCCAGCCGCTCCGCAGCCTGCAATGGACAAGGTGGGCGCTGACGCCGCGCTCCGCGCACACCTCGCCGAGAACGCGCGTGCGTCCGTCGATTTCGATGGTGGCGGTGATGCGGCG carries:
- a CDS encoding site-specific DNA-methyltransferase, with the translated sequence MEDLKNLSAEAVMAPFVGRDTLTNRELFQQLALQLDIPEAALEARAPVGKAGKAYNLFERRVRWHQQTLKHLGVLERVERGTWRLSGEAKKELTPAPRRAVLLAFSTDLGCALWANAEDVFSGLGEQITLAFTSPPYPLAKQRAYGNADQASYIDWLLPILEPIVAHLRPGGNVVLNLGNDIFEPGSPARSLYLERLTLALHDKLGLHLMERFVWHNPTKPPGPVQWASIRRVHHNTAYEHVLWFTNEPALVIADNRRCLREHTDKHRRFMDAGGVQQYARYAGGAYTVREGSFSAPTDGAIARNVLTIPHRDPDQQPARDFAARHGLPAHPALMPVRLAEHFVRFLSEVGDLIVDPFGGWATTGRGAELHGRRWLVTERCREYLIAAAQRFRGAPGFETSMEGTYA
- a CDS encoding NUMOD4 motif-containing HNH endonuclease; this translates as MLSAFSVEHCPPSWWNTVRHQRGIVSAIAWNTQLADEKWRQVVGFEGKYEVSDCGRVRSPRTGKLLAQRLWNSGYPSVQLWAGNKAHSRSVHRLMAAAFLGLAPGLQVNHIDGDKGNNRLDNLEVVTPSENLKHAVHELGFKTPALAGVENPNARPVDRLSLDGRLLRRYLSQSDAVREGFRASCITECCNGTQKTHKGFRWRHAVHEQEGAA
- the istA gene encoding IS21 family transposase, coding for MPTPRVTMSKLRHTLQLLHRGALSTRQIGAALGISKSTVSEIASYARVAGVDWATAQSLNDDELQARLYKPPVARESRHLEPDHAHIHRELRRPGVTLQLLWEEYQQQHSGQAYKYSAFCEKYKAWARRLQRSMRQTHSGGDKLFVDYAGQTVPVVDASTGEIRPAQVFVAVLGASNYTYACATASQKAADWVASIIATLEFIGGVPRLLVPDQPRALMARPDRYEPTAHRLLEELCAHYSLAVMPARPAKPRDKPKVEVAVQVVERWILARLRHQTFFSLAELNRAIAALLVDLNQRAFKKLPGNRASAFAELDRPALRPLPAVRMPIARFKPARVNIDYHVELDGHYYSVPHALVGEPVELRITAGTVEVLHGGKRVAAHALNPRRGAHTTTPEHMPASHRAHLQWTPAKLIAWGERVGAATAAVVRWQMEHRQHPEQGYRSCLGLMRLGREYGADRLEAACARAQSIRSPSYKSIASILGCGLDQRPLDAPMAAQASLPLHENVRGPDYYH
- the istB gene encoding IS21-like element helper ATPase IstB; protein product: MLNEQTLNQLRALRLDGMVAALSDAATHITASELPFEQRLALLVQREVDWRDSKRLERLLKAARLKVSSACLEDIDWRASRGLGREVITSLAGGDWLRHGHNVLLTGATGCGKTWLACALGQQAARLGFSVLYTRAPRLLQELHVAHGDGSLGKRLAQLARLDLLILDDFGIAPIAAHERNDLLELLDDRVGARSTLITSQLPVTAWHAWLDEPTLADAILDRIVHGSHKIALKGESMRKLAKAV
- a CDS encoding phage regulatory CII family protein, whose product is MRKPIKQVHRALFLALQADAKEYPGGVRAIAEAMGMNGNTLANGINPDHDAPPPSFGVILEIVIVAQARRTVFALAHLVGQVPMDFELEPREPAEAVRLFLSLVSSASELLGVGSEAAKDGRFCADERRALEPLLLALMKATGELLQSIRGGAL